Proteins co-encoded in one Acidobacteriota bacterium genomic window:
- a CDS encoding TonB-dependent receptor encodes MRTAGRMLTALAAVLLLLPRPTAAQERFGGLTGTVTDTSGAVLPGTTVTITNTSTNAPRAVVTNSDGSYIVSDLEPGRYAVTVELSGFAKAEMPDIVVTLGKTIRLDAQLKVGDLTEVVQVTGAARDIDVRSTLVAHNVREEEIDRLPKGRSFQSIALTAPSVNTGEIEGGFQVNGASGAENAFTVDGVVTNSLVDGRSRQNTVFEFLQEVQVKTAGIGAEYGGALGGVISAVTKSGGNTFRGEAHYYYEGSPLGAGPVKRLVLDPSDDVTVSYVQDSKQPDHRNEIGGSLGGPILRDRLFFFGSYSPRFARRTNTYLFGNGAEPGDIRRSQTYTQAFGKLTYRAGRVTSSGSVLFTPTTSEGTLPAYNGAARDVITSSLAANAVNVGRGFKTQQLNTTGNVDITLTNSSFLSVRGGYFRDNYEDTGIPNTTNYLYQTSSVGLAGVPASVQGPIGTQNTPRALIVEHDTTTRGFVNADYNVAFNAGGAHTLKGGFGWQKTVNDANQAYPGGYVNVYWDSNFNFQGNRGRGIYGYYEVNNRGVQGETGADIYSLYVQDQWTVGNRLTLNLGLRTENETVPSFRDGVPAMKFGFRDKLAPRLGASYDVRGDGRFKIYGSWGRYFDWTKYELSRGSYGGDTWQVYYRALDTTDVGSLNLSNMPGADLWVVPGAARDRRVPNFESTDPDIKPMYQDSTSIGTEYQFGSNLSLGLHYVHNALSQTIEDIGAVDAAGNETYVIGNPGRGLAETQFPSGATPVGYRVPTPKRQYDALEVTLNRRFANNYFWSASYVFSRLYGNYSGLAATEEVNTPTTNVTSATAQQQTGSIARPGGNANRAWDIDEIFWDSRGNLDVLGRLPTDRPHVVKLYGSYLMPFGTQVGAFFYAGSGTPLTTYVVSTNQTQLFVNGRGDMGRTPVLSRTDLLVSQEFGLGDGHKRLRLELNVLNAFNQKSTRHAFNFLNRGAGAPRASSAVDLSTIDLSRGYDYNALILASPDGSNAYDPRYGKADLFDPGTQAFFTVKFLF; translated from the coding sequence ATGCGTACTGCGGGCAGAATGCTGACCGCCCTTGCAGCAGTGCTCCTGCTGCTTCCCCGCCCGACCGCCGCACAGGAGCGGTTCGGCGGCCTCACGGGCACCGTCACCGACACGAGCGGCGCCGTGCTTCCGGGCACCACCGTCACCATCACCAACACGTCCACGAACGCACCGCGTGCAGTGGTCACCAACAGCGACGGCTCCTACATCGTCTCCGACCTCGAGCCGGGCCGCTACGCGGTGACCGTCGAGCTCTCGGGCTTCGCGAAAGCGGAGATGCCCGACATCGTCGTCACGCTCGGCAAGACGATCAGGCTCGACGCGCAGTTGAAGGTGGGCGACCTCACGGAGGTCGTGCAGGTCACCGGCGCCGCGCGCGACATCGATGTGCGCAGCACGCTCGTGGCGCACAACGTCCGCGAAGAGGAGATCGATCGCCTGCCGAAGGGACGGAGCTTCCAGTCGATCGCGCTCACGGCGCCATCGGTCAACACCGGCGAGATCGAGGGCGGCTTCCAGGTGAACGGCGCGAGCGGCGCCGAGAACGCGTTCACCGTCGACGGCGTGGTGACCAACAGCCTCGTCGACGGCCGGTCGCGACAGAACACCGTGTTCGAGTTCCTGCAGGAAGTGCAGGTGAAGACGGCGGGCATCGGCGCCGAGTACGGCGGCGCGCTGGGCGGCGTCATCAGCGCGGTCACCAAGTCGGGCGGCAACACGTTCCGCGGCGAAGCGCACTACTACTACGAGGGATCGCCCCTCGGCGCCGGTCCCGTGAAGCGGCTCGTCCTCGATCCCTCCGACGATGTCACCGTCAGCTACGTGCAGGACAGCAAGCAGCCCGACCATCGGAACGAGATCGGCGGGTCGCTCGGCGGCCCGATCCTGCGCGATCGCCTGTTCTTCTTCGGGTCGTACTCGCCGCGTTTCGCGCGCCGCACGAACACGTACCTGTTCGGCAACGGCGCCGAGCCCGGCGACATCCGCCGATCGCAGACCTACACGCAGGCCTTCGGCAAGCTCACCTACCGGGCGGGCCGCGTCACGTCGTCAGGTTCGGTCCTCTTCACGCCGACCACGTCGGAAGGCACGCTGCCGGCGTACAACGGCGCCGCGCGCGACGTGATCACGAGCTCGCTCGCGGCCAATGCCGTCAACGTCGGTCGCGGCTTCAAGACGCAGCAGCTGAACACGACGGGCAACGTGGACATCACGCTGACCAACTCGTCGTTCCTGTCCGTGCGTGGCGGCTACTTCCGCGACAACTACGAAGACACGGGCATCCCGAACACGACGAACTATCTGTACCAGACGTCGAGCGTGGGCCTGGCCGGCGTCCCTGCCAGCGTGCAGGGGCCCATCGGCACGCAGAACACGCCCCGCGCCCTCATCGTCGAGCACGACACGACGACGAGAGGGTTCGTGAACGCCGACTACAACGTGGCGTTCAACGCCGGCGGCGCGCACACGCTCAAGGGCGGCTTCGGATGGCAGAAGACCGTCAACGACGCCAACCAGGCGTATCCGGGCGGCTACGTGAACGTGTACTGGGACTCGAACTTCAACTTCCAGGGCAACCGCGGGCGCGGCATCTACGGGTACTACGAGGTGAACAATCGCGGCGTCCAGGGTGAGACCGGTGCCGACATCTACTCGCTCTACGTGCAGGACCAGTGGACGGTCGGCAATCGCCTCACGCTGAACCTCGGCCTGCGCACGGAGAACGAAACCGTCCCGTCGTTCCGCGACGGCGTCCCGGCGATGAAGTTCGGCTTCCGCGACAAGCTGGCGCCGCGTCTCGGGGCGAGCTACGACGTTCGCGGAGACGGCCGGTTCAAGATCTACGGGAGCTGGGGCCGCTACTTCGACTGGACCAAGTACGAGCTCTCTCGCGGCAGTTACGGTGGCGATACATGGCAGGTCTACTACCGTGCGCTCGACACGACCGATGTCGGAAGCCTCAACCTGTCGAACATGCCCGGTGCCGATCTGTGGGTGGTGCCAGGTGCCGCGCGCGATCGCCGCGTGCCGAATTTCGAGTCCACCGACCCTGATATCAAGCCGATGTACCAGGACAGCACCAGCATCGGGACGGAGTACCAGTTCGGTTCCAACCTGTCGCTCGGCCTGCACTACGTGCACAACGCGCTGTCGCAGACGATCGAGGACATCGGCGCGGTCGACGCGGCAGGGAACGAGACGTACGTGATCGGCAACCCGGGCCGCGGCCTCGCCGAGACGCAGTTCCCGTCGGGCGCGACGCCCGTGGGTTATCGGGTGCCCACGCCGAAGCGCCAGTACGACGCGCTCGAGGTGACGCTGAACCGCCGCTTCGCCAACAACTACTTCTGGAGCGCGAGCTACGTGTTCAGCCGGCTGTACGGCAACTACTCCGGACTCGCGGCCACCGAGGAAGTCAACACGCCGACCACGAACGTGACGTCTGCCACGGCGCAGCAGCAGACAGGCAGTATCGCGCGGCCGGGCGGCAACGCCAACCGTGCGTGGGACATCGACGAGATCTTCTGGGACTCGCGCGGCAACCTCGACGTGCTCGGCCGGCTGCCCACCGATCGCCCGCACGTGGTGAAGCTGTATGGCAGTTACCTGATGCCGTTCGGCACGCAGGTCGGCGCGTTCTTCTACGCCGGCAGCGGCACGCCGCTCACCACGTACGTCGTGTCCACCAACCAGACGCAGCTGTTCGTGAACGGCCGCGGAGACATGGGACGCACGCCGGTACTGTCGCGCACGGATTTGCTGGTGTCGCAGGAGTTCGGGTTGGGCGACGGGCACAAGCGCCTGCGGCTCGAGCTGAACGTGCTCAACGCGTTCAACCAGAAGTCCACGCGCCACGCGTTCAACTTCCTCAACCGGGGCGCCGGCGCGCCACGCGCCTCGTCGGCGGTCGACCTCAGCACGATCGATCTGTCGCGCGGGTACGACTACAACGCGCTGATCCTCGCGTCGCCGGACGGCAGCAACGCCTACGACCCACGCTACGGCAAGGCCGACCTGTTCGACCCGGGTACGCAGGCGTTCTTCACGGTGAAGTTCCTGTTCTGA
- a CDS encoding VWA domain-containing protein, producing MRRLLVGLAVAAVVVAGLTMRPRAQPSQPSQPPAQQGTAAQPDELRQPTFRVEANFVRVDVYPTNAKGEPVTDLTADDFEILEDNRAQAITQFERVAVSTTTAREERRDPVSADDGRRQAADPRRRVYVVFLDTWHTTFEGAVRARRPLVNMLERLIGPDDLFAVMTPDMDPRHITFARRTETIEDMLTRNTRWGERDSIVREHPEEQQIEMCFPEGVPRCQGGSPRANDGVAAQLIRRRREMEVLDALEGLVRYLGGVREERKALIAVTSGYQMFEPKPELLAREDCERPPTLGTPGTGPDGRVTTNRGRFQSGPIGAMSTADCAATAMKYAMLNHRQRFIALTQDANRYNVSFYPFDTRGLAAMDSNLGDRDERMVNDRGEWFNRQDGNRPGTLGGDMALLNTRLDSLRLLADNTDGLAVINTNDLEGGAARIVRDLSSYYLLGYYSGNEKLDGKWRTIKVRVKRPGVQVRARRGYRALRAEDMAAMAAAGAAAEGGAGDAAAAAESALMAAALGSVAGLRADQPWHTRAAYFFHASGGAAARTGRIWLTTDLDPFAKGDVSVAKGGTLAVTVTSSSGTTLAQQDVDIAAGARTATIELATTEAPLEAGDLLVRARLTPVGSTLPFTDSARVVLPASETAVASPRLSRAGPITKQQFVATADLRYRRNEKVRVEVPVPPGATAVTGTLLDRSGNPMTAIPVAGALVPPDDAGIGWATATLSLVPLGPGDYVVRVDVSHPDGEQRTLTGFRVVQ from the coding sequence ATGCGACGGCTTCTGGTCGGACTCGCGGTGGCGGCGGTGGTCGTGGCGGGGCTGACGATGCGGCCCCGCGCGCAGCCGTCGCAGCCGTCGCAACCGCCCGCGCAGCAGGGCACCGCAGCGCAGCCAGACGAGCTACGTCAGCCGACATTCCGCGTCGAAGCGAACTTCGTGCGCGTGGACGTGTATCCCACCAACGCGAAGGGCGAGCCCGTCACCGACCTCACGGCCGATGACTTCGAGATACTCGAAGACAACAGGGCGCAGGCCATCACGCAGTTCGAGCGCGTGGCCGTCTCCACGACGACGGCACGGGAAGAGCGGCGCGATCCCGTGAGCGCCGACGATGGGCGGCGGCAGGCTGCCGATCCGCGCCGGCGCGTGTACGTGGTGTTCCTCGACACGTGGCACACGACGTTCGAAGGCGCCGTGCGCGCGCGGCGCCCGCTCGTGAACATGCTCGAACGCCTGATCGGGCCCGACGATCTGTTCGCCGTGATGACGCCCGACATGGACCCGCGGCACATCACGTTCGCGCGGCGTACCGAGACCATCGAGGACATGCTCACGCGCAACACGCGCTGGGGCGAGCGCGACAGCATCGTTCGCGAGCACCCCGAGGAGCAGCAGATCGAGATGTGTTTCCCGGAAGGCGTGCCGCGCTGCCAGGGCGGGAGCCCGCGCGCCAACGACGGCGTCGCCGCGCAGTTGATCCGTCGTCGTCGCGAGATGGAGGTGCTCGACGCGCTCGAAGGCCTCGTGCGCTATCTCGGCGGCGTCCGCGAAGAGCGAAAAGCTCTCATCGCCGTCACGAGCGGGTACCAGATGTTCGAGCCGAAGCCTGAACTGCTCGCACGCGAGGACTGCGAGCGGCCGCCAACGCTCGGCACGCCCGGCACCGGACCGGATGGTCGCGTGACCACCAATCGCGGCAGATTCCAGTCGGGCCCGATCGGCGCGATGTCCACGGCCGATTGCGCGGCAACCGCCATGAAGTACGCGATGCTGAACCACAGACAGCGCTTCATCGCGCTCACGCAGGACGCCAACAGGTACAACGTGTCGTTCTACCCGTTCGACACACGCGGGCTCGCGGCGATGGACTCGAACCTGGGCGATCGCGACGAGCGCATGGTGAACGACCGCGGCGAGTGGTTCAACCGCCAGGACGGTAACAGGCCCGGCACGCTGGGCGGCGACATGGCGCTGCTCAACACGCGCCTCGACTCGCTGCGCCTCCTCGCCGACAACACCGACGGCCTCGCGGTGATCAACACGAACGATCTCGAGGGCGGAGCGGCACGCATCGTGCGCGACCTGTCGTCGTACTACCTGCTCGGCTACTACTCCGGCAACGAGAAGCTCGATGGCAAGTGGCGCACGATCAAGGTACGCGTGAAACGGCCGGGCGTGCAGGTGCGCGCGCGGCGCGGCTATCGCGCACTGCGCGCCGAAGACATGGCGGCGATGGCGGCGGCAGGCGCAGCGGCGGAGGGCGGAGCCGGCGATGCGGCAGCGGCGGCGGAAAGCGCGCTCATGGCGGCTGCGCTGGGCTCGGTGGCGGGCCTGCGTGCCGATCAACCATGGCACACGCGCGCCGCATACTTCTTCCACGCGAGCGGCGGCGCGGCGGCGCGCACCGGACGCATCTGGCTCACCACGGATCTCGATCCGTTCGCGAAAGGTGACGTATCTGTAGCGAAGGGCGGCACGCTTGCCGTCACCGTCACGTCGAGCAGCGGCACGACACTCGCACAGCAGGATGTCGACATCGCCGCGGGCGCCCGCACGGCGACGATCGAACTCGCCACGACCGAGGCGCCGCTCGAGGCAGGCGATCTGCTCGTCCGCGCCAGGCTCACCCCCGTCGGCAGTACGTTGCCGTTCACGGACTCGGCGCGCGTCGTGCTGCCCGCCTCGGAGACAGCCGTGGCGTCACCGCGCCTGTCGCGCGCGGGGCCAATCACGAAGCAGCAGTTCGTCGCCACGGCCGATCTGCGGTACAGGCGCAACGAGAAGGTGCGCGTGGAGGTTCCCGTGCCGCCCGGCGCAACGGCCGTCACGGGCACGCTGCTCGATCGATCGGGTAATCCGATGACGGCGATCCCCGTCGCGGGTGCGCTCGTCCCGCCCGACGATGCGGGGATCGGATGGGCGACGGCGACGCTGTCGCTCGTGCCGCTGGGGCCTGGCGACTACGTCGTGCGCGTCGACGTCTCGCATCCGGATGGCGAGCAGCGCACGTTGACGGGCTTCAGGGTCGTGCAGTGA
- the bla gene encoding subclass B3 metallo-beta-lactamase, whose product MRSARRTLLLSLLALSCAWLLPSTPAAQTDNDPDGWRKPTPPAHIVGPIHYVGTYGLAAYLIATPAGHILIDGATPASGPDIVRAIEEAGFKPADIKMLLTTQAHFDHVGTHAHLKAATGARVIVMKGDEKILASGGATDYLFGPHKDFHFPSVTVDEVIEDGHVVSLGGVSLTAVHTPGHTPGTTTWTMTVDEGWRTYRVIFAGSTFVNPGTRLVKDPSYPGIETDYRRSFARLLALPVDIPLGAHAQSFAFHDKRERAKSEGVRAYVEPDALREVTTASQAAFEKLVSAER is encoded by the coding sequence ATGCGCTCCGCTCGCCGCACGCTCCTCCTGTCGCTCCTGGCGCTCTCGTGTGCCTGGCTGCTTCCGTCGACGCCAGCCGCTCAGACCGACAACGATCCTGATGGCTGGCGCAAGCCCACGCCGCCGGCGCACATTGTCGGCCCCATCCACTACGTGGGCACGTACGGTCTTGCGGCATATCTGATCGCCACGCCGGCCGGCCACATCCTCATCGACGGTGCGACGCCTGCCTCCGGCCCCGACATCGTGCGCGCGATCGAGGAGGCTGGTTTCAAGCCTGCCGATATCAAGATGCTGCTCACCACGCAGGCGCACTTCGATCACGTGGGCACGCACGCGCACCTGAAGGCGGCCACGGGTGCGCGCGTGATCGTGATGAAGGGCGACGAGAAGATTCTCGCGTCGGGCGGGGCGACAGACTACCTCTTCGGCCCACACAAGGATTTCCACTTTCCATCGGTCACTGTCGATGAAGTGATTGAAGACGGTCACGTCGTGTCGCTCGGCGGCGTATCACTGACCGCCGTGCACACACCCGGCCACACGCCCGGAACGACGACATGGACGATGACGGTGGACGAGGGTTGGCGTACTTATCGCGTGATATTTGCGGGAAGTACGTTCGTCAACCCTGGCACGCGACTCGTGAAAGATCCCTCGTATCCCGGCATCGAGACCGACTACCGCCGCTCCTTCGCGCGCCTGCTCGCGCTCCCCGTCGACATTCCTCTCGGTGCGCACGCGCAGTCGTTCGCGTTCCACGACAAGCGAGAGCGTGCGAAGTCCGAAGGCGTTCGCGCGTACGTCGAGCCAGACGCGTTACGCGAAGTGACCACAGCGTCACAGGCGGCGTTCGAAAAGCTCGTTTCCGCAGAAAGATGA